In Geminicoccaceae bacterium, a single window of DNA contains:
- a CDS encoding glycosyltransferase, with product MKLSRTFDLKPVFAGRRLSIAVAAAYAILFAIVALNLPRVVDGAGTQGFIVTIGLLSIWRYGWWGVHVVRSTIFLNHTFPRLRKDADRVEQAARAPEIYVLITSYRVEAATSFKVYSGLVTALMRYGAPARIIASITDQSDVDMLQHVLDMHGHPGNIEIRFMFQQGDGKRSAMGEAARAIARDLPSPDSLVIFMDGDIFLPPDALERSLSFFVANPRLGAITTDNRGFVKGNGWTREWYDLRYAQRHLVMSSMALSRRLLVLTGRFSVFRGSIVGDRDFIRHVERDCIDHWRFGRFRFLSGDDKSTWFWLLRQGWEMLYVPDVVAYGFEELPDRHRFFASSIGLMRRWYGNMLRNNGRAIALGPRKMGLFTWWSLVDQRISMWTSLTGPIVAIMLTVAHSRPFLLGYLCWIMMTRVFASVLLGLQRHRFSPLWPVLLYYNQIVGALVKTWVTFRVNQQKWTRQNIVAGEPADPLKRFRQRLIGHGMHVTQFTGYVYALALMTGVLTIPDTAMFTLVSGRVEVAASDDYWLRAAIARAASRPQLQLPPGRFVLQSTEPIDLGVTVLRGAGADRTNLVLAGRLTCEHAEPCIEDAHVEYSEPAALARPVRNSGEISR from the coding sequence GTGAAACTTTCCAGGACCTTCGATCTGAAGCCGGTATTCGCCGGCAGGCGACTGAGCATCGCCGTCGCGGCGGCCTATGCCATCCTGTTCGCGATTGTCGCGCTGAACCTTCCGCGCGTCGTCGATGGCGCGGGAACGCAGGGTTTCATCGTCACCATCGGCCTGCTGTCGATCTGGCGCTATGGCTGGTGGGGCGTCCATGTCGTCCGGTCGACGATCTTCCTCAACCATACCTTCCCCAGATTGAGAAAAGACGCGGATCGGGTGGAGCAGGCCGCGCGTGCGCCTGAAATCTACGTGCTGATCACGTCCTATCGCGTGGAAGCCGCGACCAGCTTCAAGGTCTACAGCGGTCTTGTCACCGCGCTGATGCGCTATGGGGCACCGGCCCGGATCATCGCCTCGATCACCGACCAGAGCGATGTCGACATGTTGCAGCATGTGCTGGACATGCATGGCCACCCCGGCAATATCGAGATCCGGTTCATGTTCCAGCAGGGGGACGGCAAGCGCAGTGCGATGGGCGAGGCCGCGCGGGCGATCGCCCGCGACCTGCCATCCCCGGATTCGCTGGTGATATTCATGGATGGCGACATCTTCCTGCCGCCGGATGCCCTCGAACGAAGCCTTTCCTTCTTCGTCGCCAATCCCCGGCTCGGAGCGATCACCACCGACAATCGCGGCTTCGTCAAGGGCAATGGCTGGACACGCGAATGGTACGACCTGCGCTATGCCCAGCGGCATCTGGTGATGAGCTCGATGGCGCTGTCGAGGCGGCTTCTGGTGCTGACCGGGCGCTTCAGCGTGTTTCGCGGGTCGATCGTCGGCGACCGCGACTTCATCCGCCATGTGGAGCGCGACTGCATCGACCACTGGCGTTTCGGCCGCTTCCGCTTCCTTTCCGGCGACGACAAGAGCACGTGGTTCTGGTTGCTGCGACAGGGCTGGGAGATGCTCTACGTGCCCGATGTCGTGGCCTATGGCTTCGAGGAGCTGCCGGACCGCCATCGGTTCTTCGCGAGCAGCATCGGCCTGATGCGCCGCTGGTACGGCAACATGCTGCGCAACAACGGCCGGGCGATAGCACTCGGGCCGCGGAAGATGGGCCTGTTCACCTGGTGGTCGCTGGTCGACCAGCGCATCTCGATGTGGACCTCGCTCACGGGGCCGATCGTTGCCATCATGCTGACGGTCGCCCACAGCCGGCCATTCCTGCTGGGGTATCTTTGCTGGATCATGATGACACGGGTGTTCGCCTCGGTGCTGCTGGGCTTGCAGCGTCACCGGTTTTCGCCGCTCTGGCCCGTGCTGCTCTACTACAACCAGATCGTCGGGGCACTGGTGAAGACCTGGGTGACGTTTCGCGTCAACCAGCAGAAGTGGACGCGGCAGAACATCGTTGCCGGCGAGCCCGCCGATCCCCTGAAGCGCTTTCGCCAGCGGCTGATCGGCCACGGGATGCATGTCACCCAGTTCACCGGATATGTCTATGCGCTGGCGCTCATGACCGGCGTGCTGACCATTCCGGATACCGCCATGTTCACCCTCGTAAGCGGTCGCGTGGAAGTGGCCGCTTCCGACGACTACTGGCTGCGGGCGGCGATTGCCCGTGCCGCCAGCCGTCCGCAGCTGCAACTGCCGCCCGGCCGTTTCGTGCTGCAATCGACCGAGCCCATCGACCTTGGCGTGACGGTCCTGCGTGGCGCGGGTGCCGACCGGACGAATCTGGTCCTTGCGGGGCGGCTGACGTGTGAACATGCCGAACCCTGCATCGAAGATGCACATGTCGAATATTCCGAACCGGCCGCATTGGCCCGACCTGTACGAAATTCGGGGGAGATATCCCGATGA